The Cellulophaga sp. L1A9 genome window below encodes:
- a CDS encoding ACP phosphodiesterase, which produces MNFLAHIYLSFDDKEITLGNFIADSIRGNKYKHLPERVQKGIKLHRFIDTFTDAHPTVRQSTKRLHENYSHYSGVIVDIFYDHFLAKNWSTYSDVPLDVFVDNFYDLLEDNYDILPDSTKHMMPYMIADNWIFNYSKLEGIASVLKGVNRRTKNKSKMNFAILDLEEHYEEFEKEFTSFFEELITFSKQKYISL; this is translated from the coding sequence ATGAATTTTTTAGCACATATTTACCTTTCTTTTGACGATAAAGAAATTACCCTTGGTAATTTTATTGCGGATAGTATTCGTGGTAATAAATACAAGCATTTGCCAGAGCGGGTTCAAAAAGGCATAAAACTACATCGGTTTATTGATACATTTACGGATGCGCACCCTACGGTGAGGCAAAGCACTAAACGGTTGCACGAAAACTATAGCCATTATAGTGGAGTTATTGTCGATATTTTCTATGATCATTTTCTAGCTAAAAATTGGAGTACCTATTCTGATGTACCTTTGGATGTTTTTGTAGATAATTTCTACGATCTTTTGGAAGATAATTATGATATCCTACCAGATTCCACCAAACATATGATGCCGTATATGATTGCCGATAATTGGATATTTAATTACTCAAAATTAGAGGGTATTGCTAGCGTATTAAAAGGAGTTAATAGAAGAACGAAAAATAAGTCTAAAATGAATTTTGCTATTTTAGATTTAGAGGAGCATTATGAGGAATTTGAAAAAGAATTCACCTCTTTCTTTGAGGAATTAATTACTTTTTCAAAACAGAAATACATTTCCCTTTAA